A stretch of DNA from Takifugu rubripes chromosome 15, fTakRub1.2, whole genome shotgun sequence:
TCCCCTGGCTTTAAATTCGAAAAAGGTGACTTGAGAAATCTACTGTGACTCCTCTGGGTCATAACTCAGTCTTGATCCTGTGCATTAGATCTCTCTGGTCCACcatgtctgtttgtctgttccAGCGGTGGTAAGCCAGCAGGGCGATGTTCTTGGCAGCCACCGAGCTCATCTCCATGGCACTGGCAACCGACTCGATGCCATTCAGGTAGTAAAGATTGGGATGGAGCTCAACAGGGGGCAGCCCTTGGTGGCTGCTGTAACAAGGGTAGGCCTGCCACTCTGTCACCTGCACCGAGTAGTATGACCTAATATTGACATGCACAGCGTGAATGTTCAGAAAGAAATTGTTTGTAATGTTTCCAAGGTGAAAAACACCTTTGATTTCTCACCCTGTTAGAGTATTGATCCTATCTTTTCAGACAATAGAAAAGTCAACTTCAAAGTAATGATGGGTGATGGAACATGACTCACCTGAAGAGCGTTTTGAGTTGGGCCTTGTCCAGAGGTCGTAGAGAGAACACTTTATAGACTCCAGCCTCTTGTGGCTGTTTACGTCTGAAGCTGGCTGAGATGTTGACCGGACAAACGTTGGCCACGCTGTTGAAAAACAGATTGGGCTCCTCGGTTGTCAAGATGCAGGTAAAAGGGAACAAGCGGGGGTCCGGGAAGCCAAAGAAAGAGGTATTGAGGTAACCGTGGACAATGGTTGCTACGGTGCCGTGATAGTTGCCGGGGAGCTGGTCGAAGGGGGGGCTAAAACCCTGGAAAAGGACTCCAGATCCTACGCTTTCCTGGAGTGGCGTTGCCAGAACTACGATGTCATACAGCTCTGATCCTGTCCCTGTGGCTGTGGTGTAGCTCAGCTGGTACTGTGGCGCCTCTCCTGTGGTCAAAATAATCTACTTTTTTAAGGCAATTACAACAAAGGTCAAATATGATCTAATTTAGAAGCACCATAACTGCACTATTAAGTATTAgtataaatatgtaaatgtgtAATCTATAGGATTTTGGTCTTGCTTACTTAACGACACTATATTAAGGTTAAACTAAATATGTCTCCTGTGCATATGTACAGTCTGTAGTAAATATATTTGTTGAATTAATGTTTTTATCTACTGTGTAGCATTTTATATACAGAATTTATCcagtgtaatttaaaaaaaaaaaaaagtcttgtgGTAATTATAGTTCACTACTTCTAAAAATCAATTTGTAGCAGTTAAGCCGCTTTAAGACTTTTTTGTTAGAGGAGCAAACGCCGTGCTGTATATTTGGACATTTGACATGATCCCAGGGTTAAGTACCTGAGGGCACCAGAGAGATAGAGATGACGTTGGCTTGCAGCAGGTTAGCATTTGCAATCTTCAGCAGGCCAGAGCACACCAGCTTGTTGCCTCCCTCCACCGCCCACAGGTTGTTCTGGGCACCAGCCAATGACACAGCGCCTGTATAACACatacgcagacacacacctgataTAAGCCAATTAAAAGCAGCCCACACACTTTCCATTTCCCTGGCTCCTGCAGGCCACCTGCTTCTCTCaccttcttttttcccttccttttcTCAACACCCTGTTCCTTCCTTCTGacacttttcccttttcttcctccccctgACAGACAGCACCAGTATAGAGGTGCAGCTCATAACAGCCCTGTTTCCAGTATCCTGGTCATTCTTACCCTCATCCCATTACCCACTTATTGTCAATCCCAATTTCCCCCCACACCCATCTGACCTACAAAAGCAGGAATGCTGACATTCTGTCCGTAGTTGACCCTCATGACGGGTGCGATGACCTCATCAATGAAACGCTGCGACACACCCAACTCTAACAGCGAGTCAGAGAGCGACCTTCGGGTCATGTTGATAAAACCGCTTCCGCCTAGAGATTCCAGCAGTTCCTCTACTGAGCTGAAGGCGTATCCATGTGCCTGGTACTTGTAGATCCTATAGGATAAggatacatttatttaataaaaaaataaaatgttgacaTAGTAATAAACTGTCCACATTTCTCTCAATGATTCTTTGCATATTTAAAGCTGATCCCCCTGTTTGTAAGGTATCGTGCCTTCAATAACAGGATTATCATTGCCGTAGCATCTATAGTTTTATGCAAATGTCAGCATTTACGCTTAATTCAGCTTTTGTACTGATCACAGCCCTCGGCATGAGGAAATGCCTCAGTTTGCCTAGCAGCTGCCTTCAGACCAGACAGCAGAGGTGGTCTGTAATATGCCTGACTCACCTCATGAATTTCTCCATGATTTCCTCCACCCACATCTGCAGGCGTATGAAGCTGATTCCATAGCGCCACCACAGCTTAAACAGGTCAAGCAGGTACCAGTCTGTCTCCTCCAGTATCAGCTCCTCTCCGTTGAACACAGCCGTCTTCCCTGCCATGCTGCGGCGATACTTCAACCCTTGGGAATTAAGAAGATACACttgttaaaacaaaaatgtttattGTATACTGTTGAATACTGACTTTATGATGAATTGTCCATTGATGAGAAACACACATCTATTCAGGTAGTAAATAGGAACCAACCTAATTGTTTGACAAACTCTTGCATGTGGAGGTTGAGGGAGTGAATAATAGAACCTCCAGACTCGTAGTCGTGGTGATTGACGGACACAGTGGCAAGACGGCCTCCGACCTCCCCCTTCTCGAACACATCCACTTGGACCTCTGGGCCAAAGTGTTGCCGCAGAAAATGGGCTGTTGCGCTGCCTCCGATCCCTGCGCCGACCACGGCTGGAGACAAAGAAGCAagggatttattttaatatatctCACTGCTGTTTATTCCCTTTCTGGGCACCTTATCGTGATTTAGGAGAGAATTCTTCGACAAGTTGATTTCATTAATTTGAAAACTATTGTTTATGGAAAGGAAAAAACGTTACAGTCCATCAGTTGGACTGGCTTGGATCCTTGTGAACGCAGGCTAACATATAGCTAATTTTAAAAGCCGAATCTGACAGCGTTACGCACCTATTTTAGAAGGTGGAGCTCCGTCGACCTGGGAAGATCCTGCAGGGTCACCAATAACCATCTGGACCGACAGTCCGACGACGAGAAGCGAGAGGAAAGAGACGCTCATCGTGACCAGGTCAGCGATGTTCGGGAGGAGAGAACAGGTGCGCTACTACTACCGTTAGCTTTAGCTAAAGCTAACTCCGCTGTCCTTTCTCCACAAGAGCTGCCGTTTAAGCAACACGTTAATTTGCATGCCCGTTGACTCGTACTCTCAAAATTAggtttcacattttaaaagtaCCAATTACACAAAACACGGCCTTCGATATTTGCCGAGCCGTCGTGGATAGCCGATGTCCGGCAATATCACGTGGTCAGTGGGAGTGGCTTATTTTGACCAATCATAGCCAGCTCAGTCAATGTACTAAATCCCGTAATTATGAGTTCATAAATGATTCATTATACTCGCATTACCGATTATCTACAATGGCGTTAAGTGGACAATTAACACATATTACTATAATTAATAGATGGAGTTATGTTGTTTAATGAttatacacacgcacgcattgGCCACTATGTCATAGTGCCAGTATTACCTACATGAGCATGTTTGATTTGATGAAAAGCACATAAAGACATTTTGGAAAAACAGTGGAAGATGCATTTATTTCATTCAACAAAGAAACTGCTGCAACATAGGAATAAACCACTGAGCAGAAACTAACATTCACACTGAGCCGCTGAAACGATGACTGGCACAGTGGAGCAGTAAGGCTTCCGGACgcctaaaacacacacgcgccatTTCTCATGGGCATCCAATACtttcacgcacgcacacactcatttACATCTTCTATCTTACACATTTTGGCTGCTTTAACAGCAGCCTTATCACTATCCTTTCCTCTAATGTGTTTAGTCAGAGGCTAGCAATCGAGGGTCACCTTTCCTTTCCGTGTTGCCTTACACGGAGGTGCCTAAGAACTCAACCATTTATCATTATGGTACATCTCTACGCAACCCGACCCCCCAGTAATAATACTGCAAGGCCAGCCGTAGGCCTGGAGAGCGTGGTTCAGGAGGACGTTGAGGTGGAGTCATGCTCTGGCCAGAGGGAGGGCAGGGAGGAGTGGAGCCACCGGCCAAGTTGACGTAATCGCTCACTTGGTGGAGCGTCGGGTGGGCTCAGAAgcggtggggggtggtggtgggccACGGCGGTCTAGATCGTCAATGTAAAACATGATAAGTTTCCTGCGTTCCTCTGGGACACACTCCAGAACAAGGTATCGCTTATCGTTCTGAAGGATCTTCTCAACGTCTTTCAGGTGTTGCTCTGATTCCTGAATGAGCTTTCTTGAcctgaggaaaaggaaagagtGTGACTAAAATTCAGTTTTGAATTTCTCATCCTGGGTTATGGAGTATACGCTGATGAGAGgacatgcattttttttttttaaatgtagcatTAGTTTGCAACATGAAAAGAACTTTATGACCACAGGAGTGCAAACTGAACAGTTTCCtacagaaacagacacagaccTGTATGTGATGAACTTTGTCTCCTTCAACAGTGTCCTGAAGTCAGCTTTGGCTGTGATATATTTGTCTTTGATGTAGTCTTCAAACTCTCGCTGTCTCTTCTATATGAaccacacaaagaaaaaaatgcaggcTGAATGTAGACACTAATATTGTTATATATGAATTTAAAAACGACCCTGAAGAAAGACACATTCAAACTTATTTTAGACCAGTGAAACCATAAAGGTGAGAGGTGAGCCATCTTACCCTGTCGCTGGAAGAGAACTTAATGCAGCGAGGGTCCTCCTTGATAACCTTTTTCACCTCCTTCCATGTTGTTGTCAGAGTGAtctaaaacacaaaacattgcTTACTTTAATAACAACCATAATCCCTGATTGCCAGCAAGGAAACATAAATCGGCGGTAGGGCTCACTACTACCATGCTGGTTTCATCCAGTAGTTGCCTAAACtgttccttcttcttcttggccAGTGCTTCTATGTGTTCATTAAACagcttctctttttcctccctttctagCAGCGATGCAGACTCCCACCGGTGGTCTTTTCTCAGGTTACGACGGGTATCGGACCAGGTTGCATCTGACGACCGAACCTGATTGTgggaattttaaaaagtagaCTCAGAAGACATAACTTAAGACATCACATCTGCTGACGTGAACATCGCCGCAGCCATCTCACCATGTCGGACATGAGAGCTTTGAAATGCTGGATGGCCTCCTCTCTCTTGTGCTGCTCTCGCTCTCGGTCAATTTCCTTGGTCTGCTCTGATCTGGCTTTCtgcacctccctctctctttcccggAGACTGGCCTCGATGCGAGCCTGCCGTTCCAACTCGCGTTCCTTCTCAACGTCGACATTCTGCGGATGACGAGGTGATGTCAGCGTCATTGTAATTTTTACACAAGAAACAACACCACTCCAAGTGCTTCTACCTTGGCCTGCTTCTCCATGTACTGTTTGTAAAGTTCTTCTCTGAGTGCGGAGCTCTCCACGGCCTTGTACCGTGGATCAGTCTCGAGCTTCTCTTTCACTTTACTCCATCGCTGGCCGCCTTCTACATGCTGATCACTCAAAAGATCAAAGAAGTCTTGCCTAACCTGGTAACACCAAGCAGACATGCTGAGTCAGGAACAGATAAAGAACAATAAAGGTGATAGTACGGTATCGATAGACAACAATACCTTCTCTCCTCTCGTCTTTGagtcctctttctctcttttcctcatAGCAGTAATGAATTCTACAAAAATAGCCTCCCTGTCCTTCATCTTTTCTATTGTCTTAAATCGTGGGTCTCTGCCGAACTTCACAGCAAACTCACTAAACGTAGTTCTGGATGAAACAGCAAATACAAACAATAAGAAACATGAAATATCTTTTAAAAACCTTGCCGTTCTTTATGGTGTGGACGAACCTTGGAGTGAGCTTGgcatcctccatcatcctcctgaATTCATCTTTGGCCTGCATCAGcttgttcttcttttctttcctttcttcttcagcCCGTGTCTTCACGTACTGATCGAACACCTGAAAGGACATAATCACACAAACAATGAAGGCAGCATATGTTGATATTAATGACTAATGAAAGAAAtaagagcagcagaaagaaaaacaaggtatacctgtttcctctctttggGGTTTAGTAAAAGGTAACGTGGGTCAAAAACAATTTTGTGAAGCTCCTTATCCCAAGTTGAGAATGCAGACACCTGGATGTAAGACAGACAGTTAACTTAACCTTCATGCTGATCTGTTGTCAATTCTACCACTTTACAAACAGGACCAAACTTCTAAATCTGTATTTTAAAACGTCGCCTGAAGAGTTTTAGTTTCTCTGCTTGATGACTGCCTCCACTCTTGTTTAAAATGCCAGTTTTACCTACcagaaatgttacattttgTGCTTACCCCTCTCTCCAGCAGCATTTCCTTGAACTGGGTCATCCGGGCCTCCAGAGGCACCACGGCTCTTTCTCTGGCAGCTCTGAGCTCTGCCTCCATGGCTGCTTCTTTTTCAGAGTCTGCTTCCTTCACATCTTCCTTCctataaagacatttttaattaagGACAGAAGAGAGtgtgtaaataataaataataataaataaaaccaataagTAAGGATGAATAAGGGATCATTACTAACTTTCTCTTTTTGGCTTTGCTTGGTTCTTCATCTTGATTTTCATCATTATTTATGGTCAGTTCTGGCTCCACCTTATTAAAACCTGTTTACACAGAAGAAAAATGACCCACAAGCCCACTGCAGCATACATTTAAGTGATAGTAGCAGTTGTAATAGCAGTACTAATGCAATCAATATTAGTGACTAGTTTGAATCCAAACAATGAGAACTGTCTTTGTTTATTGTCTTCAGTTATGTGTAAATTGTCCACACCTGTCTTTTTGGtgtcctccactcctctctTGTGCGGAGGCTCCTGAATGTGTTTGTCGACATCCGAGCGACCGATCAGTTCCTCAGGCCGGTCCCACATGGACAGCCTTGTGGTTGGGTTGTAGAAGAAAACGCGATCGTCACCCGTCCATACAACACACCTGACACAGAAGTGTGGAGACACATGGTGATGAGAGGAAAGAACGCAGCACGTTTTGTAGTCATGTGAACTGGAGAGCCGGTTTGGGATGAGCTTTTGTGAGTTTACCATGGTGTTCCAGGGATCGGGTTGGTGGCTATAGGGCGGGCTTTCTGAGCTGCCCTTTCTTCCTCTGTCATCTCTTCCTCTTTAGGTTCCTTAATAACAAACTGTCATGTTCTTGATTAGTATAACATTTAcctgattattttaaaacatttggaaTTTTCAAATTTGGAATTTGGAATAGCATAAATTTTCAAATTTGAGGCAAAAAATGCTGGAAATACAGCTTTAGACATTCAACCACATAATCCATTTCTTTGCTTACCCCTTTCTCGAGCATGTGTTCAGCTTTGTTCGCCTCATCCTCCATTTCCATtgcttctgcctcctcctgggcCAGACGCTCCCTGATTCtttgtgcttctttttctgaagtgaggaagaagaaaaaacccacTACATTTAAACACTCGAGCCCTCTCTATTCCTATTTATTcctctatttattttcaaaaccGAAAGGCTGCTAGTTAAATGACTGTTCTCCGGTGAATAAAGTTCACCACATCAAGCCCGGCAAGTCTACCTTTCTCCACCAGGACATGTGGTCTATCCCACGTGGACTCCAGTGTACGGTTGTTGTAGTAGTATGTTTTCCCATCAGCTGTTTTATACTCTGACCACTCGGTGAGCTGTAGAGGTCCGGCCATGGAGGCAGGGGCAGCTGAGAGAGCCAGCTGTGGATGCATCATGGAAACTAAAGGTGGCCCCATACCAGGAAGCATGCCTGTCATCAAAGAGTAAAGAAAGCGATTATTTGCTTTCCCAGTTTCTGTTTGGTTGAATAACAAACTTAATTTCCATTTGAACATCACTTTCAGTCATATTCCCATGTTGAACACTTTTAGTCAAAAATCTAGGAAAAGCTGAGATACAATGAGAAGATCCTGCCACTTTCTGTATAGAATTAGTGACAACAAAAACCACTGACACTTAATGACCGAGTCTGAAGAACAACCAACCAAACACAGgtcacatacacaaacacagagcagtgaccacacacatccatgccacagacacagacaagcACATGACCACAACGTGTAGCTCTTTGCTGCTAAATGTGGAGGACACCCCCTGGACAATGGCAGCTAGGACTGATCTCTCCTACCTCCAGAGCCAAACACAAACTCCAGAACAACTGATCATAAAAACAACTTGGTTTGAACTTAGTAAAACAAAGAAGTGCCCCTTTTATTAACCTAAAAGCTGCTAACAACCTCAGTAAGTTGTAAAACGTGTTTATGCTGCCGTCATCCTGTTATGAGTGTAAAGACAAAATTAGGTTAACCTTTGTGTTCTTCTGCTTGTTGGAACCCTATGTTCCCACCATCCACCACCCACTCCACTGTTTAAGGGAACCCAAATAAAAAGGACTTGTGTAGACATTCACTACCATGCCATCTACTGTCGATCTGAGGCGAACGGCTGGGTGTTTACCGTTGGTGCCGGGGCCTGCCTTTACACAGGGTGCACCTACTATCTGCATCATTGCTACACCTGCAAGAACAACGGACAAGCAAGTATCTGATTGAACAAAGCAAGACACCAGACAGCTACCATAATATTTGTGCACCTTCCAACTCAGACAAACAGATCAAACGCTTAAAACGTGCATTGTTAACTTATTCTAAAAGTTTATTAAAGTGTTCTTACAGTAGATGTATATTTAAATTTTATGGAAGCCAAAGGGAACATGGTTAAAAATGTGTTCAGATTGAGCcaattattaaaaaaaggaaacgcaaaaaaaagttaaaatcaataaaacccTCACTTTAGGACCACGCTAATACCGGTACTTATAAGCAAATCAGCTTCAATgatctatgttttttttttttttttttttaaaaagggggggaCTGAggagaaaaaatatataaacagaaaaatagaaaagcaACATATAAAATTTtaagcaaaacacaaaagacCTGCAGGACCATTTTGCATTACCATTCACTGTTTAGGAACAGTGCACTTATGACAACTTACGATTTCTAGTTATTACAGCTACCAAAACATTTTTGTAGTTATATTT
This window harbors:
- the LOC101065828 gene encoding prenylcysteine oxidase-like; this encodes MSVSFLSLLVVGLSVQMVIGDPAGSSQVDGAPPSKIAVVGAGIGGSATAHFLRQHFGPEVQVDVFEKGEVGGRLATVSVNHHDYESGGSIIHSLNLHMQEFVKQLGLKYRRSMAGKTAVFNGEELILEETDWYLLDLFKLWWRYGISFIRLQMWVEEIMEKFMRIYKYQAHGYAFSSVEELLESLGGSGFINMTRRSLSDSLLELGVSQRFIDEVIAPVMRVNYGQNVSIPAFVGAVSLAGAQNNLWAVEGGNKLVCSGLLKIANANLLQANVISISLVPSGEAPQYQLSYTTATGTGSELYDIVVLATPLQESVGSGVLFQGFSPPFDQLPGNYHGTVATIVHGYLNTSFFGFPDPRLFPFTCILTTEEPNLFFNSVANVCPVNISASFRRKQPQEAGVYKVFSLRPLDKAQLKTLFRSYYSVQVTEWQAYPCYSSHQGLPPVELHPNLYYLNGIESVASAMEMSSVAAKNIALLAYHRWNRQTDMVDQRDLMHRIKTEL